The Fragaria vesca subsp. vesca linkage group LG2, FraVesHawaii_1.0, whole genome shotgun sequence genome includes a window with the following:
- the LOC101293751 gene encoding disease resistance protein RGA2-like, translated as MEFAISIAENVLGRLASYASLEVSLAWGTQLELTKLTKTLSTINLVLQDAEKKQVKNLLIAHWLGKLKDVCYDVDDVLDELEFQKLRKKVLANNHGHVKGQVRHFFSRWNPTVFNFKMGYKVKEIRKRLVEIDNEKRQFSLVEVPKIAEDHSVPQRMQYNQRETDSLVEASEIIGRDDDKELIFSHLLHNTDISNEENVSVISILGLGGLGKTTLAKLVYNDSMVEENFEVKMWVCVSENFEVKSLILKIINAAIDQKCEDESLDRMKRRLHDTLRGRKFLLVLDDVWDTKSIGVTPEKWLGLKSLLCVGANGSRILVTTRNRSVALLMNPSYMHSLKGLPHKDCMSLFIKRAFKKGEEQRYPHLIEIGEDIVNKCGRVPLAVATLGSMLYLNKEPDRWLSVRDDDMWSIGNDHILPALKLSYDALPQHLKPCFAFCSLFPKDFEFDSDSLVELWVAQGYLKTCKKNEDLDKMGMDYIRQFCSRSLFQVEGDYKTKMKFKLHDLVHDIAISVAQTEYSTINFRPSSAFEMVRHVSISEKDLLREEAKVPNFIYKSTKLRTFLIPSGDGKMMNQHFVKTCISRFKYMRVLDLSGSPLDKLPSSVGRLFHLRFLDLSSNDKIKRLPNSICNLLNLESLILNQCTALEEIPKDIGNLINLRSLVITTQQKYLPKGISRLTSLQLLYFVECVNLMTLGEEIRFLTNLRSLVISHCENLESLPPNIKLWTALNSLHIHECKKLDFMKTREGPQGLRSFGILTSDLEALPPWLEDSAKVLQSIVVVRCDNLTELPKLQKFTFLEQLFIVSCSNLLALPQGLHCLTELRELKIKDCPKLSKSCKRQLKGEDWSKFAREAKIELDSDVDTDEEEDKDEGAFDDHNVISSDN; from the coding sequence ATGGAGTTTGCCATTAGCATTGCTGAGAACGTCCTGGGAAGACTAGCTTCCTATGCTTCCCTAGAGGTCTCTTTGGCATGGGGTACCCAACTTGAGCTCACAAAGCTCACGAAGACTTTATCCACCATCAATCTAGTACTTCAGGATGCAGAGAAGAAGCAAGTGAAGAATCTTCTAATCGCTCATTGGTTGGGAAAGCTCAAAGATGTTTGTTACGACGTCGATGATGTCCTTGACGAACTGGAGTTTCAAAAGCTGCGGAAGAAAGTGCTGGCCAACAACCATGGGCATGTCAAAGGACAGGTACGCCACTTTTTTTCCCGTTGGAATCCAACAGTGTTTAACTTCAAAATGGGATATAAGGTGAAAGAGATTAGAAAACGACTTGTTGAAATTGATAATGAAAAGAGACAATTTTCTCTGGTTGAGGTGCCTAAGATAGCTGAAGATCATAGTGTGCCCCAAAGGATGCAATACAATCAAAGAGAAACTGATTCCTTGGTAGAGGCTTCAGAAATTATTGGGAGAGATGATGATAAAGAGCTAATTTTTAGTCATCTCTTACATAACACTGATATCTCTAATGAGGAGAATGTTTCTGTTATTTCAATCCTTGGGTTGGGGGGCTTGGGTAAGACAACGCTGGCTAAATTGGTGTACAATGATAGCATGGTAGAGGAGAATTTTGAGGTGAAAATGTGGGTATGTGTCTCAGAAAACTTTGAAGTCAAATCATTAATTCTCAAGATTATCAATGCTGCAATTGATCAAAAATGTGAGGATGAAAGTTTGGACCGTATGAAAAGAAGGTTGCATGATACTTTGAGAGGTAGAAAGTTTTTGTTAGTGTTAGATGATGTTTGGGATACGAAGTCTATTGGAGTAACACCAGAAAAATGGTTGGGTTTAAAAAGTCTGTTATGTGTGGGAGCTAATGGAAGTAGAATCCTCGTAACAACACGAAATAGATCAGTTGCTTTACTCATGAATCCTTCATACATGCATTCTTTGAAAGGTCTTCCCCACAAAGACTGCATGTCCTTGTTCATCAAAAGGGCATTCAAGAAAGGAGAGGAGCAACGCTATCCACACTTAATAGAAATTGGAGAGGATATTGTGAACAAGTGTGGAAGAGTTCCTTTAGCTGTAGCAACTCTAGGGAGCATGCTCTATCTGAACAAAGAGCCAGACCGATGGTTGAGTGTGAGAGATGATGACATGTGGAGTATAGGAAATGATCATATTCTACCTGCACTCAAATTGAGCTATGATGCATTGCCACAACACTTGAAACCATGTTTTGCATTTTGTTCACTTTTCCCAAAGGATTTTGAATTCGATAGTGACTCACTGGTTGAACTGTGGGTAGCACAAGGCTACCTCAAAACATGTAAAAAAAATGAAGATCTTGATAAAATGGGTATGGACTATATAAGACAGTTTTGCTCTAGATCATTGTTTCAAGTTGAAGGTGATTACAAAACCAAAATGAAGTTTAAATTGCATGATCTAGTTCATGATATAGCAATTTCGGTGGCACAAACAGAGTATTCCACAATCAATTTTCGTCCCTCTAGTGCTTTTGAAATGGTTCGACATGTGTCAATATCCGAAAAGGACTTGCTTAGAGAAGAAGCAAAAGTGCCTAATTTCATATACAAGTCAACCAAGTTACGAACCTTTCTAATTCCATCTGGAGATGGCAAGATGATGAATCAACATTTTGTGAAAACATGCATCTCGAGATTCAAATATATGCGGGTGCTAGATCTTAGTGGGTCGCCCCTTGATAAGCTACCAAGTTCCGTTGGTAGATTGTTTCATCTGAGATTTCTCGACTTGTCTTCCAATGATAAGATAAAAAGGCTTCCGAATTCCATCTGTAATTTACTGAATTTGGAGTCCTTGATCCTTAATCAATGTACCGCACTTGAGGAGATACCCAAAGACATAGGGAACTTGATCAACCTCCGAAGCTTGGTGATAACTACACAGCAGAAGTATTTGCCAAAAGGAATTAGTCGCCTCACTTCACTCCAACTTTTATATTTTGTTGAATGTGTCAATCTGATGACTTTGGGGGAAGAGATCCGATTCCTCACTAACCTTCGTAGCTTGGTGATTTCCCATTGTGAAAATTTGGAATCCTTGCCCCCAAATATAAAACTCTGGACTGCTCTGAATAGTCTACATATACATGAGTGTAAAAAGCTTGATTTTATGAAAACCAGAGAAGGCCCTCAAGGTCTGAGATCATTTGGGATCCTCACTTCAGATTTGGAGGCTTTGCCTCCCTGGCTTGAAGATTCTGCAAAAGTTTTGCAGAGCATAGTAGTCGTGAGGTGTGATAATCTGACTGAACTTCCGAAATTGCAAAAATTTACATTCCTCGAGCAACTATTTATTGTAAGTTGTTCCAATTTGTTAGCTTTACCGCAAGGGTTACATTGCCTCACTGAGTTGAGAGAATTGAAAATTAAAGATTGTCCCAAACTGAGCAAGAGCTGCAAAAGGCAATTAAAAGGTGAGGATTGGTCAAAGTTCGCACGTGAGGCAAAGATTGAACTCGACTCTGATGTGGATACGGATGAAGAGGAAGACAAAGATGAAGGTGCTTTCGACGATCACAATGTTATCTCAAGTGATAATTAG
- the LOC101294713 gene encoding adrenodoxin-like protein, mitochondrial-like, with amino-acid sequence MAMTSLRSQIHRLPSLSKSLISRSSATAAASTTTSPSKKVSDRLVKLFAIDVDGRKREIVGLAGHTLLKALANNGLIDPASHRLEDIEACSSECEVNIAQEWFDKLPPRTYDEEYLLKKYARARVLNKHSRLGCQIVLTDELQGMVVAIPEAKPWDIP; translated from the coding sequence ATGGCGATGACCTCCCTCCGCTCCCAAATCCACCGCCTCCCATCCCTCTCCAAGTCCCTAATCTCCAGATCCTCCGCCACCGCCGCCGCCTCCACCACCACCTCCCCCTCCAAGAAAGTCTCCGACCGCCTCGTGAAGCTCTTCGCGATCGACGTCGATGGCCGGAAGCGCGAGATAGTCGGACTCGCCGGCCACACCCTCCTCAAAGCCCTCGCCAACAACGGCCTGATCGACCCCGCCTCCCACCGCCTGGAGGACATCGAGGCCTGCTCGTCGGAGTGCGAGGTCAACATCGCTCAGGAGTGGTTCGATAAGCTGCCGCCGCGGACCTACGACGAGGAGTACTTGCTGAAGAAGTACGCTAGGGCTAGGGTTCTCAACAAGCACTCCAGGCTCGGATGCCAGATCGTCCTCACCGATGAGCTCCAAGGTATGGTCGTCGCGATCCCCGAGGCCAAGCCGTGGGACATTCCGTAA